Proteins co-encoded in one Neofelis nebulosa isolate mNeoNeb1 chromosome 2, mNeoNeb1.pri, whole genome shotgun sequence genomic window:
- the SH2D5 gene encoding SH2 domain-containing protein 5 isoform X3: MQKAGAGGRRASDCGPAPHRPRCITKFAQDCPRRRAVILKFSLQGLKIYSGEGEVLLMAHALRRVLYSTWCPADCQFAFMARNPQSPPSKLFCHLFVGNQPGEVQILHLLLCRSFQLAYLLQHPEERAQPEPCLASAGDMPLKPLSSPGGPPGLVREPFSRDQLSQNVHALVSFRRLPAEGPVGSGKELPESEGRGGTRHARLGNPYCSPTLVRKKAIRSKVIRSGAYRGCTYETQLQLSAREAFPAAWEAWPRGPGGPSCLVESEGSLTENIWAFAGISRPSALALLRRDVLGAFLLWPEPGASGQWCLSVRTQCGVVPHQVFRNHLGRYCVEHLPAEFANLEALVEHHAGTGRSFFCSLNMGRLNPGYEEQDWGSEGRPPRTLRPLGHAKSEAELQGLG, translated from the exons ATGCAGAAGGCCGGGGCAGGGGGCCGGAGAGCCTCTGATTGCGGCCCAGCCCCTCACCGGCCCAGGTGCATCACCAAGTTCGCCCAG GATTGTCCCAGACGCCGGGCTGTCATCCTGAAATTCAGCCTTCAGGGCCTCAAGATCTACAGCGGGGAGGGTGAG GTGCTCCTGATGGCTCATGCTCTGAGGCGCGTGCTCTACTCTACCTGGTGCCCAGCTGACTGCCAGTTTGCCTTCATGGCCCGAAACCCCCAGAGCCCACCCAGCAAGCTCTTCTGCCACCTCTTTGTAGGCAACCAGCCTGGAGAG GTCCAGATCCTGCACCTGCTGCTCTGCCGTTCCTTCCAGCTTGCTTACCTCTTGCAGCACCCTGAGGAGCGGGCACAGCCTGAGCCCTGCCTGGCGTCTGCAGGAGACATGCCCCTGAAGCCACTGTCCAGCCCGGGGGGCCCCCCTGGCCTTGTACGGGAACCCTTCAGCCGCGATCAGCTTTCACAGAACGTTCATGCATTGGTCTCCTTCCGGCGGCTTCCTGCAGAGGGGCCTGTGGGCAGTGGG AAGGAGCTGCCAGAGTCAGAAGGCCGTGGGGGCACCCGCCATGCCCGCCTGGGGAATCCCTACTGCTCACCCACACTGGTGCGCAAGAAGGCCATTCGCAGCAAGGTGATCCGCTCCGGGGCTTACCGAGGCTGCACCTACGAGACTCAGCTGCAGCTGTCAGCTCGGGAGGCCT TCCCTGCTGCGTGGGAAGCATGGCCCCGGGGGCCTGGTGGTCCCTCGTGCCTGGTGGAGAGTGAGGGCAGTCTGACGGAGAACATCTGGGCCTTTGCTGGCATCTCCAG gcCCAGTGCCCTGGCGCTGTTGCGGAGAGACGTGCTGGGGGCCTTCCTGCTGTGGCCTGAGCCGGGCGCCAGTGGCCAGTGGTGCCTGTCAGTGCGGACACAATGCGGCGTGGTGCCCCACCAGGTCTTCCGGAACCACCTGGGCCGCTACTGCGTGGAG CACCTGCCTGCCGAGTTCGCCAACCTGGAGGCCCTGGTGGAACACCATGCTGGGACGGGGCGAAGCTTCTTCTGCTCCCTCAACATGGGTCGCCTGAATCCTGGCTATGAGGAGCAGGACTGGGGGTCCGAGGGCAGACCCCCCCGGACACTGCGGCCCCTTGGCCATGCCAAGTCCGAGGCAGAGCTGCAGGGCCTGGGCTAG
- the SH2D5 gene encoding SH2 domain-containing protein 5 isoform X2 yields MQKAGAGGRRASDCGPAPHRPRCITKFAQYVGSFPVDDLDPQESVWLVQQQLWALKDCPRRRAVILKFSLQGLKIYSGEGEVLLMAHALRRVLYSTWCPADCQFAFMARNPQSPPSKLFCHLFVGNQPGEVQILHLLLCRSFQLAYLLQHPEERAQPEPCLASAGDMPLKPLSSPGGPPGLVREPFSRDQLSQNVHALVSFRRLPAEGPVGSGKELPESEGRGGTRHARLGNPYCSPTLVRKKAIRSKVIRSGAYRGCTYETQLQLSAREAFPAAWEAWPRGPGGPSCLVESEGSLTENIWAFAGISRPSALALLRRDVLGAFLLWPEPGASGQWCLSVRTQCGVVPHQVFRNHLGRYCVEHLPAEFANLEALVEHHAGTGRSFFCSLNMGRLNPGYEEQDWGSEGRPPRTLRPLGHAKSEAELQGLG; encoded by the exons ATGCAGAAGGCCGGGGCAGGGGGCCGGAGAGCCTCTGATTGCGGCCCAGCCCCTCACCGGCCCAGGTGCATCACCAAGTTCGCCCAG TATGTGGGTTCCTTCCCTGTGGACGACCTGGACCCCCAGGAGAGCGTGTGGCTGGTTCAACAACAGCTGTGGGCACTGAAG GATTGTCCCAGACGCCGGGCTGTCATCCTGAAATTCAGCCTTCAGGGCCTCAAGATCTACAGCGGGGAGGGTGAG GTGCTCCTGATGGCTCATGCTCTGAGGCGCGTGCTCTACTCTACCTGGTGCCCAGCTGACTGCCAGTTTGCCTTCATGGCCCGAAACCCCCAGAGCCCACCCAGCAAGCTCTTCTGCCACCTCTTTGTAGGCAACCAGCCTGGAGAG GTCCAGATCCTGCACCTGCTGCTCTGCCGTTCCTTCCAGCTTGCTTACCTCTTGCAGCACCCTGAGGAGCGGGCACAGCCTGAGCCCTGCCTGGCGTCTGCAGGAGACATGCCCCTGAAGCCACTGTCCAGCCCGGGGGGCCCCCCTGGCCTTGTACGGGAACCCTTCAGCCGCGATCAGCTTTCACAGAACGTTCATGCATTGGTCTCCTTCCGGCGGCTTCCTGCAGAGGGGCCTGTGGGCAGTGGG AAGGAGCTGCCAGAGTCAGAAGGCCGTGGGGGCACCCGCCATGCCCGCCTGGGGAATCCCTACTGCTCACCCACACTGGTGCGCAAGAAGGCCATTCGCAGCAAGGTGATCCGCTCCGGGGCTTACCGAGGCTGCACCTACGAGACTCAGCTGCAGCTGTCAGCTCGGGAGGCCT TCCCTGCTGCGTGGGAAGCATGGCCCCGGGGGCCTGGTGGTCCCTCGTGCCTGGTGGAGAGTGAGGGCAGTCTGACGGAGAACATCTGGGCCTTTGCTGGCATCTCCAG gcCCAGTGCCCTGGCGCTGTTGCGGAGAGACGTGCTGGGGGCCTTCCTGCTGTGGCCTGAGCCGGGCGCCAGTGGCCAGTGGTGCCTGTCAGTGCGGACACAATGCGGCGTGGTGCCCCACCAGGTCTTCCGGAACCACCTGGGCCGCTACTGCGTGGAG CACCTGCCTGCCGAGTTCGCCAACCTGGAGGCCCTGGTGGAACACCATGCTGGGACGGGGCGAAGCTTCTTCTGCTCCCTCAACATGGGTCGCCTGAATCCTGGCTATGAGGAGCAGGACTGGGGGTCCGAGGGCAGACCCCCCCGGACACTGCGGCCCCTTGGCCATGCCAAGTCCGAGGCAGAGCTGCAGGGCCTGGGCTAG
- the SH2D5 gene encoding SH2 domain-containing protein 5 isoform X1 has translation MQKAGAGGRRASDCGPAPHRPRCITKFAQQYVGSFPVDDLDPQESVWLVQQQLWALKDCPRRRAVILKFSLQGLKIYSGEGEVLLMAHALRRVLYSTWCPADCQFAFMARNPQSPPSKLFCHLFVGNQPGEVQILHLLLCRSFQLAYLLQHPEERAQPEPCLASAGDMPLKPLSSPGGPPGLVREPFSRDQLSQNVHALVSFRRLPAEGPVGSGKELPESEGRGGTRHARLGNPYCSPTLVRKKAIRSKVIRSGAYRGCTYETQLQLSAREAFPAAWEAWPRGPGGPSCLVESEGSLTENIWAFAGISRPSALALLRRDVLGAFLLWPEPGASGQWCLSVRTQCGVVPHQVFRNHLGRYCVEHLPAEFANLEALVEHHAGTGRSFFCSLNMGRLNPGYEEQDWGSEGRPPRTLRPLGHAKSEAELQGLG, from the exons ATGCAGAAGGCCGGGGCAGGGGGCCGGAGAGCCTCTGATTGCGGCCCAGCCCCTCACCGGCCCAGGTGCATCACCAAGTTCGCCCAG CAGTATGTGGGTTCCTTCCCTGTGGACGACCTGGACCCCCAGGAGAGCGTGTGGCTGGTTCAACAACAGCTGTGGGCACTGAAG GATTGTCCCAGACGCCGGGCTGTCATCCTGAAATTCAGCCTTCAGGGCCTCAAGATCTACAGCGGGGAGGGTGAG GTGCTCCTGATGGCTCATGCTCTGAGGCGCGTGCTCTACTCTACCTGGTGCCCAGCTGACTGCCAGTTTGCCTTCATGGCCCGAAACCCCCAGAGCCCACCCAGCAAGCTCTTCTGCCACCTCTTTGTAGGCAACCAGCCTGGAGAG GTCCAGATCCTGCACCTGCTGCTCTGCCGTTCCTTCCAGCTTGCTTACCTCTTGCAGCACCCTGAGGAGCGGGCACAGCCTGAGCCCTGCCTGGCGTCTGCAGGAGACATGCCCCTGAAGCCACTGTCCAGCCCGGGGGGCCCCCCTGGCCTTGTACGGGAACCCTTCAGCCGCGATCAGCTTTCACAGAACGTTCATGCATTGGTCTCCTTCCGGCGGCTTCCTGCAGAGGGGCCTGTGGGCAGTGGG AAGGAGCTGCCAGAGTCAGAAGGCCGTGGGGGCACCCGCCATGCCCGCCTGGGGAATCCCTACTGCTCACCCACACTGGTGCGCAAGAAGGCCATTCGCAGCAAGGTGATCCGCTCCGGGGCTTACCGAGGCTGCACCTACGAGACTCAGCTGCAGCTGTCAGCTCGGGAGGCCT TCCCTGCTGCGTGGGAAGCATGGCCCCGGGGGCCTGGTGGTCCCTCGTGCCTGGTGGAGAGTGAGGGCAGTCTGACGGAGAACATCTGGGCCTTTGCTGGCATCTCCAG gcCCAGTGCCCTGGCGCTGTTGCGGAGAGACGTGCTGGGGGCCTTCCTGCTGTGGCCTGAGCCGGGCGCCAGTGGCCAGTGGTGCCTGTCAGTGCGGACACAATGCGGCGTGGTGCCCCACCAGGTCTTCCGGAACCACCTGGGCCGCTACTGCGTGGAG CACCTGCCTGCCGAGTTCGCCAACCTGGAGGCCCTGGTGGAACACCATGCTGGGACGGGGCGAAGCTTCTTCTGCTCCCTCAACATGGGTCGCCTGAATCCTGGCTATGAGGAGCAGGACTGGGGGTCCGAGGGCAGACCCCCCCGGACACTGCGGCCCCTTGGCCATGCCAAGTCCGAGGCAGAGCTGCAGGGCCTGGGCTAG
- the SH2D5 gene encoding SH2 domain-containing protein 5 isoform X4 produces the protein MQKAGAGGRRASDCGPAPHRPRCITKFAQVLLMAHALRRVLYSTWCPADCQFAFMARNPQSPPSKLFCHLFVGNQPGEVQILHLLLCRSFQLAYLLQHPEERAQPEPCLASAGDMPLKPLSSPGGPPGLVREPFSRDQLSQNVHALVSFRRLPAEGPVGSGKELPESEGRGGTRHARLGNPYCSPTLVRKKAIRSKVIRSGAYRGCTYETQLQLSAREAFPAAWEAWPRGPGGPSCLVESEGSLTENIWAFAGISRPSALALLRRDVLGAFLLWPEPGASGQWCLSVRTQCGVVPHQVFRNHLGRYCVEHLPAEFANLEALVEHHAGTGRSFFCSLNMGRLNPGYEEQDWGSEGRPPRTLRPLGHAKSEAELQGLG, from the exons ATGCAGAAGGCCGGGGCAGGGGGCCGGAGAGCCTCTGATTGCGGCCCAGCCCCTCACCGGCCCAGGTGCATCACCAAGTTCGCCCAG GTGCTCCTGATGGCTCATGCTCTGAGGCGCGTGCTCTACTCTACCTGGTGCCCAGCTGACTGCCAGTTTGCCTTCATGGCCCGAAACCCCCAGAGCCCACCCAGCAAGCTCTTCTGCCACCTCTTTGTAGGCAACCAGCCTGGAGAG GTCCAGATCCTGCACCTGCTGCTCTGCCGTTCCTTCCAGCTTGCTTACCTCTTGCAGCACCCTGAGGAGCGGGCACAGCCTGAGCCCTGCCTGGCGTCTGCAGGAGACATGCCCCTGAAGCCACTGTCCAGCCCGGGGGGCCCCCCTGGCCTTGTACGGGAACCCTTCAGCCGCGATCAGCTTTCACAGAACGTTCATGCATTGGTCTCCTTCCGGCGGCTTCCTGCAGAGGGGCCTGTGGGCAGTGGG AAGGAGCTGCCAGAGTCAGAAGGCCGTGGGGGCACCCGCCATGCCCGCCTGGGGAATCCCTACTGCTCACCCACACTGGTGCGCAAGAAGGCCATTCGCAGCAAGGTGATCCGCTCCGGGGCTTACCGAGGCTGCACCTACGAGACTCAGCTGCAGCTGTCAGCTCGGGAGGCCT TCCCTGCTGCGTGGGAAGCATGGCCCCGGGGGCCTGGTGGTCCCTCGTGCCTGGTGGAGAGTGAGGGCAGTCTGACGGAGAACATCTGGGCCTTTGCTGGCATCTCCAG gcCCAGTGCCCTGGCGCTGTTGCGGAGAGACGTGCTGGGGGCCTTCCTGCTGTGGCCTGAGCCGGGCGCCAGTGGCCAGTGGTGCCTGTCAGTGCGGACACAATGCGGCGTGGTGCCCCACCAGGTCTTCCGGAACCACCTGGGCCGCTACTGCGTGGAG CACCTGCCTGCCGAGTTCGCCAACCTGGAGGCCCTGGTGGAACACCATGCTGGGACGGGGCGAAGCTTCTTCTGCTCCCTCAACATGGGTCGCCTGAATCCTGGCTATGAGGAGCAGGACTGGGGGTCCGAGGGCAGACCCCCCCGGACACTGCGGCCCCTTGGCCATGCCAAGTCCGAGGCAGAGCTGCAGGGCCTGGGCTAG